In the genome of Thermosphaera aggregans DSM 11486, one region contains:
- a CDS encoding ABC transporter permease: MRLKGLNTYMIIGLAIIMFFILMASFADYIAPYSPVEKVGPERSPPSREYLMGTDNLGRDVFSRIVYGSRIILVVVFLSITVSGSIGTLLGLLSGYVGGFIDKVASFIMDSLYAFPSLILAIALSVALGTSPLNAAIAIAVVYIPTYFRMIRGQVLSLKNELFIEAARALGIPSSRIITRHILPHLTQTLMVVFSMNSADAVLTEAALSFLGLTVQPPEPDWGFDLYKGKGFILSGDWWLLAFPGLMITLLAIGFALLSEGVSLKYGGRD, encoded by the coding sequence ATGAGGCTTAAGGGGTTAAATACTTACATGATCATTGGCCTAGCCATAATAATGTTCTTCATATTAATGGCTTCTTTCGCCGACTACATAGCCCCTTATTCTCCAGTGGAGAAGGTTGGGCCGGAGAGAAGCCCCCCGTCCCGCGAGTATTTAATGGGGACGGATAATCTTGGAAGAGACGTGTTCTCAAGGATTGTTTATGGGAGCAGGATTATACTAGTAGTTGTTTTCCTATCTATAACAGTGAGCGGAAGCATTGGGACTTTACTTGGTCTTTTAAGCGGATATGTTGGCGGATTCATAGATAAGGTCGCATCTTTCATAATGGATTCCCTTTACGCCTTTCCATCCTTGATCCTTGCAATAGCGTTGTCAGTCGCGCTGGGGACGAGTCCATTAAACGCCGCTATAGCCATAGCCGTGGTCTACATCCCCACGTATTTCCGTATGATCAGGGGTCAAGTGTTGAGCTTGAAGAACGAGCTTTTCATCGAAGCTGCTAGGGCTCTTGGCATACCGTCTTCGAGAATAATTACAAGGCATATTCTTCCACACTTAACCCAGACGTTGATGGTAGTGTTCAGCATGAACAGTGCCGATGCTGTGTTAACGGAAGCGGCTTTGAGTTTCCTCGGCTTAACCGTCCAACCCCCGGAGCCTGACTGGGGTTTCGACCTCTACAAGGGTAAGGGCTTCATACTGTCTGGAGACTGGTGGTTATTAGCTTTCCCCGGGCTCATGATAACTCTTCTAGCAATAGGCTTTGCCCTGCTCAGCGAGGGTGTTTCCTTAAAGTATGGAGGGAGGGATTAA
- a CDS encoding ABC transporter ATP-binding protein: protein MEALRVEDLWVRYYTASGIVSAVSAVSFNMERGEMLGVVGESGSGKSTLGFALMNMVPPPGRIVKGAVILEGRNILELGNKELREIRGSKISMVFQDPFTTLDPLRRVSDQFVEFLMEHGLSREEAQSRSYELLAAVGIPERLRNAYPHQLSGGQKQRVSIAMAIALKPSIVVADEPTTALDVIVQKQIMDLMNEIRAKHNVSIMLITHDIALALERTDKILVMYGGEIMEYASKDDLMREMHHPYTRALFASLPRISSKELPRFLKGYPPDLRNPPKGCVFNPRCEYATDKCRVEKPVLKEVSPGHYASCHYAGELDASSRT from the coding sequence ATGGAGGCTTTAAGGGTTGAGGACTTATGGGTTAGATACTACACTGCCAGCGGCATTGTTTCAGCAGTATCAGCCGTCTCCTTCAACATGGAGCGCGGTGAGATGCTAGGGGTTGTGGGGGAAAGCGGTAGCGGTAAGTCAACGCTGGGTTTTGCGCTGATGAACATGGTGCCCCCTCCCGGAAGAATTGTTAAGGGCGCTGTGATTCTCGAGGGGAGAAACATTCTCGAGTTGGGAAACAAGGAGCTGAGGGAGATAAGGGGTAGCAAGATATCTATGGTTTTCCAAGACCCGTTCACAACTCTTGATCCTTTGAGAAGAGTGAGCGATCAATTCGTAGAGTTCCTAATGGAGCATGGATTGTCAAGGGAGGAGGCACAGTCTAGGAGCTATGAACTCCTCGCCGCGGTGGGAATACCTGAGAGGCTTAGGAACGCGTACCCCCACCAGCTTAGCGGTGGGCAAAAGCAGAGGGTTTCAATAGCAATGGCTATCGCCTTAAAACCTTCCATAGTCGTAGCCGACGAGCCTACGACAGCGCTCGACGTTATCGTTCAGAAGCAGATAATGGATTTGATGAATGAGATAAGGGCTAAGCACAACGTATCAATAATGTTGATAACCCATGACATAGCCCTCGCACTCGAGAGGACTGATAAAATCCTTGTAATGTATGGTGGAGAAATAATGGAGTATGCTAGTAAGGATGACTTGATGAGAGAAATGCACCATCCATACACGAGGGCTTTGTTCGCATCGCTCCCAAGGATCTCATCCAAAGAACTTCCCAGGTTCTTGAAAGGCTATCCACCGGATTTAAGAAATCCCCCTAAAGGGTGCGTGTTCAACCCCAGGTGTGAATACGCAACCGATAAGTGTAGGGTGGAGAAGCCTGTTTTAAAAGAGGTTTCCCCGGGACACTATGCTTCATGCCATTATGCAGGTGAGCTCGATGCCTCTTCTCGAACTTGA
- a CDS encoding ABC transporter ATP-binding protein encodes MPLLELDKVVMEFEIGSFGRRKRVRAVDNVSLSIDKGLIYGLVGESGSGKSTLGRITLRLYKPVAGKVVFDGQDITGLSERRLRPLRRRMQLIPQDPYGAVNPVQTIGEALSEPLIVHYGLKQHEAIEQVKSMLESVGLTPAEDFVNRRPFNLSGGQLQRAVIARAMLLKPEYIVADEPTSNLDASIRASIIKLLLDFKKKYNQSLLFITHDIVLLSLIADRIGVMYLAQLVEEGPSGEVISNPLHPYTRALLSAIPLVSQELGFEKIFLKGEIGDPANPPTGCRLHPRCPYASEKCAKEEPPFIQVGGGRKVKCWLYERG; translated from the coding sequence ATGCCTCTTCTCGAACTTGATAAAGTGGTAATGGAGTTCGAAATAGGCTCTTTCGGGAGGAGGAAAAGGGTTAGAGCGGTTGATAATGTTTCGTTGAGTATTGATAAAGGATTGATTTACGGTTTAGTCGGCGAAAGCGGTAGCGGTAAGTCAACCCTTGGGAGAATAACCCTCAGGCTTTACAAGCCCGTGGCTGGGAAGGTAGTATTTGATGGACAAGATATAACCGGACTCTCTGAGCGCAGGCTGAGACCGCTGAGAAGGAGAATGCAACTTATTCCTCAAGACCCGTACGGGGCTGTCAACCCTGTTCAGACGATAGGGGAGGCTTTATCAGAGCCCTTGATAGTGCATTACGGATTGAAACAACATGAGGCAATTGAACAGGTTAAATCAATGCTGGAGAGCGTTGGCCTCACTCCGGCAGAGGATTTCGTTAACAGAAGGCCTTTCAACCTGAGCGGGGGGCAGTTGCAGAGAGCGGTCATAGCTAGGGCTATGTTGTTGAAGCCGGAATACATTGTTGCCGACGAGCCTACCAGCAATTTGGACGCTTCCATAAGGGCTTCCATAATAAAGCTCCTCTTAGATTTTAAGAAAAAGTATAATCAATCACTATTATTTATCACGCATGACATAGTGTTGCTTAGTCTGATAGCGGATAGGATAGGAGTCATGTATCTTGCCCAGCTGGTCGAGGAGGGACCCAGCGGCGAGGTGATCAGCAACCCTCTGCATCCTTACACCCGGGCCTTATTATCAGCAATCCCGCTTGTAAGCCAGGAGCTCGGGTTCGAGAAAATTTTTTTGAAAGGGGAGATAGGGGATCCCGCTAACCCGCCAACAGGTTGCAGGTTGCACCCTAGGTGTCCATACGCTAGTGAAAAATGCGCCAAAGAGGAGCCTCCATTCATCCAAGTAGGAGGTGGGAGAAAAGTAAAGTGTTGGCTCTACGAGAGAGGCTGA
- a CDS encoding SLC13 family permease, whose amino-acid sequence MNDKLKLFIAVATLSVVGIIAYIPLGDFTLQQKAMIGISILAIVYWVTECVPIPVTGIVIILLEVVFGVFPLAKGLSYIASDVNMLILAGLVISIALSKYQLDRLLSLKILSFMGENTDKIVLGMMLATALLSMWIPNTAAAAIMAPVAAGMLELIRAEKGKSNAGKIMMIGVAYAATIGGIGTPVGTPPVPITIRNVKDATGYEITFAKWMAWGVPIALVLTIIAWKLLTLFYPPEVKSIPGGRSIVERELAKIGKLNKQQKTTLAIFGVAVILWLMDSFYPVLPNWTYIASLIIIILYLMPGVGTLSWDEVSREADWGVLFLVAGGLALGGGLRETGIVKMLADSIATGLTGASPYLVNIVIALVAGFSVTVFCSITATSSAFVPIAIAIASSLGMDARFTGIVAGIASCFAFLLPANTPPNAIAYSYGYFKNYEMAKVGLVLTLLSSIVLIAFMPVITLLTG is encoded by the coding sequence ATGAATGACAAGTTGAAACTATTCATAGCTGTAGCAACGCTCAGTGTGGTCGGAATAATAGCGTACATACCGCTCGGAGATTTCACATTACAGCAGAAAGCAATGATAGGGATTTCCATATTGGCAATTGTTTACTGGGTCACAGAATGCGTCCCCATACCTGTTACAGGTATAGTTATAATTCTCCTCGAAGTAGTATTCGGCGTGTTTCCTCTAGCTAAAGGATTATCTTACATAGCGTCAGATGTTAACATGCTGATTCTAGCCGGTCTAGTAATATCCATCGCGCTTTCAAAATACCAGTTAGACCGGCTTCTAAGTCTTAAGATCCTCTCATTCATGGGTGAGAACACTGACAAGATAGTTCTAGGCATGATGCTAGCAACAGCTCTTCTCTCAATGTGGATACCCAATACAGCGGCGGCAGCGATAATGGCACCCGTGGCAGCGGGGATGCTGGAGCTGATAAGGGCGGAGAAGGGGAAGAGTAATGCGGGAAAGATAATGATGATCGGCGTTGCGTACGCCGCCACGATCGGCGGGATAGGAACCCCTGTTGGAACCCCTCCAGTACCTATTACTATTAGAAATGTCAAGGATGCGACAGGCTATGAAATCACGTTTGCCAAGTGGATGGCATGGGGCGTTCCAATAGCCCTGGTGTTAACGATTATTGCTTGGAAACTCCTCACGCTTTTCTACCCTCCGGAAGTCAAATCAATACCAGGGGGTAGGAGCATTGTTGAGCGAGAGCTCGCCAAGATTGGAAAGCTGAATAAGCAGCAAAAAACGACTCTTGCAATATTCGGGGTAGCTGTTATATTATGGCTTATGGACTCATTCTATCCTGTTCTACCCAACTGGACATACATCGCCTCCCTTATAATCATCATACTTTATTTGATGCCTGGCGTTGGAACACTATCATGGGACGAGGTTTCAAGAGAGGCTGACTGGGGCGTTCTCTTCCTCGTCGCAGGGGGGTTGGCCTTAGGTGGAGGGTTAAGAGAGACGGGGATTGTTAAAATGCTCGCGGACTCCATTGCTACAGGGCTGACCGGGGCATCGCCTTACCTTGTCAACATCGTGATAGCGTTGGTGGCAGGGTTCAGCGTAACAGTATTCTGCAGTATAACAGCCACTTCGTCAGCATTCGTTCCCATAGCTATAGCGATAGCAAGCTCCCTTGGGATGGATGCAAGGTTCACAGGCATAGTAGCCGGCATAGCATCATGCTTTGCATTCCTCCTACCAGCTAACACTCCTCCCAACGCCATCGCCTATTCCTACGGGTACTTTAAAAATTACGAGATGGCTAAGGTCGGCTTAGTTCTAACGCTGTTGTCTTCTATAGTGTTGATAGCATTTATGCCGGTGATAACACTCCTCACTGGTTGA
- a CDS encoding TrkH family potassium uptake protein, whose amino-acid sequence MVELRGLNVLKTMGALTSLLGVLMISVPLIDLGTGQQVSTGFLAFSVVLMVGGFLLSRLKSQEGLSFTEAVLSSTLAWTLLPAISAIPLSMELSIPFYDAFFESVSGFTGTGLTVLTGLESLKPSILFWRALMQWVGELGFVVFAMVLFPFFYKYGLLMYGVERPVRIEASMYRTAKRLFNIYIVLTLAGALMLYYSGMNIFDAITHSMTGIATGGMSNYDANYDVIYRAVPLTSIPLIIIMVLGATNFLLLDKLLRGDVGEVARNEEFKLYLILLLFFSTITPISILVSNNSSSNIPEIIASGVFNSISAMTTTGFNIGVIGQLPYATKLTLTFSMLIGGMTFATVGGIKVLRFLIILKKLKASSINVVTGGRAETKIRLGGNILDDSETASALLLALIHFTAVFTGAMLIKLMLPGFDYADALFEATSAASCVGLSTGITSAMAPPGVKAVLIILMILGRLEYLPLLMLIGWVLGRKTIKLLR is encoded by the coding sequence ATGGTCGAGCTACGGGGTTTAAACGTCCTGAAAACCATGGGGGCCCTCACGTCCCTGCTTGGCGTATTAATGATTTCTGTGCCCTTGATAGATCTTGGGACTGGTCAGCAGGTTTCGACGGGGTTTCTAGCGTTTTCAGTCGTCCTGATGGTAGGGGGCTTCCTCCTTTCTAGACTAAAGTCGCAGGAGGGCTTATCATTTACTGAGGCGGTCCTTTCATCAACTCTAGCGTGGACTCTATTGCCCGCGATCTCAGCAATACCACTGTCTATGGAGCTTTCAATACCGTTTTATGACGCTTTCTTTGAAAGCGTATCAGGATTCACTGGGACAGGGTTAACGGTTCTCACAGGGCTTGAGAGTTTGAAGCCCAGCATACTTTTCTGGAGGGCTTTAATGCAGTGGGTCGGCGAGCTGGGGTTCGTTGTCTTCGCTATGGTGTTATTCCCCTTCTTCTACAAGTATGGGTTGCTCATGTACGGTGTTGAGAGACCGGTTAGAATAGAGGCTTCAATGTACAGAACTGCGAAAAGACTTTTCAACATCTATATTGTTTTAACTCTTGCCGGAGCCCTCATGCTCTACTATTCCGGCATGAATATTTTCGACGCGATCACTCACTCGATGACAGGGATAGCGACTGGCGGTATGAGCAATTATGATGCAAACTACGACGTAATTTACCGAGCCGTACCCTTAACATCCATTCCATTGATCATCATAATGGTGTTGGGAGCAACGAACTTCCTCCTTCTCGACAAGCTTTTAAGAGGTGATGTAGGCGAGGTTGCTCGGAATGAGGAGTTCAAGCTCTACCTAATTCTTCTACTATTCTTCTCCACTATAACCCCTATATCAATACTGGTATCTAACAACTCCTCATCAAACATACCGGAAATAATAGCATCAGGGGTTTTCAACTCTATATCCGCAATGACAACCACAGGCTTCAACATTGGCGTAATAGGGCAACTCCCATATGCTACGAAGCTTACTCTCACATTCTCAATGCTTATTGGTGGAATGACTTTTGCAACCGTAGGAGGCATAAAAGTACTCAGGTTCCTCATAATTTTGAAGAAGCTTAAAGCATCATCTATAAACGTTGTAACAGGAGGGAGGGCTGAAACAAAAATCAGGCTTGGCGGAAACATCCTGGACGACTCCGAGACAGCATCAGCGCTACTGCTGGCTTTAATACACTTCACAGCGGTCTTCACAGGGGCCATGCTCATAAAACTCATGCTCCCCGGATTCGATTATGCTGACGCACTGTTTGAAGCAACATCGGCCGCGAGCTGTGTAGGATTATCCACTGGGATCACATCCGCCATGGCTCCCCCAGGGGTTAAAGCCGTGCTAATTATACTGATGATTCTCGGAAGGCTGGAGTATCTCCCGCTCCTTATGCTTATAGGCTGGGTTCTCGGTAGAAAAACTATTAAGTTATTAAGATAG
- a CDS encoding potassium channel family protein: MKILIAGGGEFAENLIKMLNPRDNEIIVIEKDEVRKRELESKYDILVINKSATDVDVYAREVKMDEINAVLALTNSDEINLLVLAIAKMYNVPIRIGRFAEEKIGELVRELQLGIPITQPKILASIVADYISSVLTPVHLGKLGSFDLYIIGVTEGDRAAGSRVKDLEMSEEVGKIILMFDGTMFKVPSDDDVLKPGDILVIMAPGTEFISYIKG, translated from the coding sequence ATGAAAATACTCATAGCAGGTGGCGGCGAGTTTGCTGAAAACCTGATCAAAATGTTAAATCCGAGGGATAACGAGATCATCGTTATAGAGAAGGATGAAGTTAGGAAGAGGGAGTTAGAGTCGAAGTATGATATCCTGGTGATCAACAAGAGCGCAACAGACGTTGATGTTTACGCTCGAGAAGTAAAGATGGATGAGATAAACGCCGTTCTCGCTTTAACCAATAGTGATGAAATAAACCTTTTGGTTCTCGCAATAGCGAAAATGTACAACGTGCCCATTAGAATTGGAAGGTTCGCCGAGGAGAAAATCGGTGAGCTCGTTCGAGAACTCCAGCTTGGAATCCCGATAACACAGCCTAAGATATTAGCGAGCATTGTTGCAGACTATATTTCATCCGTTCTAACACCCGTTCACCTGGGAAAGCTTGGCTCTTTCGACCTGTACATAATAGGGGTTACCGAAGGTGATAGAGCAGCCGGGTCCAGGGTTAAGGATCTTGAAATGAGTGAAGAAGTGGGCAAGATCATACTCATGTTTGACGGGACTATGTTCAAGGTGCCTTCAGATGATGATGTTTTAAAGCCCGGAGACATCCTTGTGATAATGGCTCCTGGGACAGAGTTTATAAGTTACATAAAGGGATAA